AAAAATGCGTGGAGAACCCGGAACGGCTGACCTACTGACTGTTGAGGGTCGCGGATAATGTTAGAGGCGGCATGCAGAACGATATTAAGAAATTTCGTTCCAATGCCCCGCGAGCCCTACACACAAAGATCGTTTTAACGATCTTTATCTCTCCCTGTTACTTGGCCGTTCCGGTGACCCGGTGGATGAAAGCCTTAACGCGCTCGGCGGTTGAGTCGTTTTCGTAACCAAGCTTGAAAAGCAGGCCTATGTGCCCTTTGCGCGGCACGATCGCCAGTTCGGCCGGAGGCGTGGGGTCCTCGCGTTTGGCGTTGAGCGCATCGCAAAAGCGGCGGCTGACCTCCTCGGTAGTCAGGCGGTCGCGCTCGCCGACCACGATCAACGTCGGTGGGAAGTGCGGCGACGCGTGATGGATCGGTGAGTACTCATCCCACATAGCGGGATCGTCGCCGAACACCCCTTCGAGCTTACGGCGGGTCATGTTGCCGGATTTCGCGTTGCTTATCGAATTGGCGATATCGTAGGGGCCTGAGAATCCAATTGCGCCGCTGAACACCTGCGGGGTCAGACCGACCTGCGCCAGGTATTGCGGATCAAGGGCCACGATCGTGGCCAGATGCGCACCGGCCGAATGCCCGCTGATCACGATCTTCTGCGGATCGCCGCCGTAGGAGGCGACGTTGTTCACGGTCCAGGCCACGGCCTGAGCCACATCGCGCGCGTGTTCGGGGAAGGCCACCCGCGGTGTCAGGCGGTAGTTGATCGAGACGCAGACAAAACCAAGTTGGGCAAAGTTGCGGGCCAGCGCGGTGTGGGGCGGGTTATCCTTGTCGCCGATGCGCCAGGCCCCGCCGTGCACGAAAATCAGCACCGGGTAGGGCCCCGGTCCCAGCGGCGAGAACACGTCGAGCAGGTGGTATTCCCAGTCCTGCTGATCGCCCTGGAAGTAGCTGATGTCGCGCGCCTCGCGAAGATCCGCGGCCTGGGCGCTGAGCGCCAGGCACAGCGTGGCAAGAAGAATCAGTACGAGTAATCTGTTGCGATTGAACATGTTCTCTCCCGGTCGATAATCCAGGCAAGCATTCTATATCGCCTTGCGCAGTCGCGGTATAGCCCCGGCCGGTTATAATGCCTGCGCAAACGCAGCGCGAGGAGAAGCGATGAGCGTGGCCTACAAGATCGGCGAAGCGCAGCTCGATGGCCGACCGCCGATAGTGGCGATCCACGGTGCGGGCGGAGATAAAAGCGCCTGGCAGGCCGTGCAGCGGCTGGCCGGTTCGCACTGGCCGCTGTTGGCACTGGATTTGCCCGGACACGGAGCGAGCGACGGCGAATCGTGCGACACGGTGCGCGGCTACCTGGCGCAGGTGATCGCGCTGTGCGACCAATTGGAGATCGCGCGCGCAATCTGGCTGGGCCACAGCATGGGCGGGGCCATCAGCCAGCTCGCGGCATTGGAGCATCCGGAGCGCGTGGCCGGGCTGGCGCTGGTGGCGACCTCGGCGCGTCTCAAGGTAGCCGACCAGATTCTGCTTACCCTGCGCGAGGAGCCCGAGCAGTTCTTCATGCTCTTCGAACGCTTCGCCTTTGGCCCCACGGCAACGCCGCAGATCATCGACCAGTCACAACAGGTGATGCGCGCTGTGGGCGTTGAGGTGCTGATTAACGACTTTCGCGCCTGCAACGCCTTTGACGTGCGCGAACGCGTGGCGCAGATCGACGCGCCGTGTCTGGCGATCGGCGCGCAGCACGACCTGTTGACCCCGGCCAAACACGTGCAGTGGCTGGCCGAACAGATCCCGGGCGCGCGCTTCGAGCTGATCGAGGATTCGGGCCACATGCTGCCGCTTGAGGCCTACAAGCAGGTGTCGCAGTTGCTGCTTGATTTCTGCCGGGGGATCGGATGAGTGCGCCGACCCGCGGCTCGCTGCTCGATCTGGTGCAAATCGTGGGTCGCGACAACGCGTTGAGCGCGCGCGAGGATCTAGTGCCGTTCGCCGCCGACGCCAAGGTCGAGGGCGCGGCCCCGGCGCTGGTGCTCTTCCCGCGCGAGGAGCAGCAGGTGTGCGACGTGCTGCGTTATTGCTCGCAACGCGGATTGCCGGTAGTGCCGCGCGGCGCGGCCACCGGGACCATCGGCGGTGCGATTCCCGAGTTCCCCGGAGCGGTGGTGCTTAGCCTGGAGCGGATGAACCGCATCGTCGAGATCAACGCGCGCGACGGCTACGCGGAGGTCGAGCCCGGCGTGGTTTGCGACGCGCTCAAGGCCGAGGCCCGCGCGCACGGGCTGTTCTATCCGCCCGACCCGGCCTCGGCCGACACCTCGACCGTGGGCGGCAACGCCTCGACCAACGCCGGCGGATTGCGCGCGGTGAAGTACGGCGTGACCCGCGATTACGTGCTGGGGTTGCACGCGGTTCTGAGCTCGGGCGAGCTGATCCGCACCGGCGTGCGCACACGCAAGGGTGTGATGGGCTACGACCTG
This genomic window from Candidatus Alcyoniella australis contains:
- a CDS encoding alpha/beta hydrolase, which codes for MFNRNRLLVLILLATLCLALSAQAADLREARDISYFQGDQQDWEYHLLDVFSPLGPGPYPVLIFVHGGAWRIGDKDNPPHTALARNFAQLGFVCVSINYRLTPRVAFPEHARDVAQAVAWTVNNVASYGGDPQKIVISGHSAGAHLATIVALDPQYLAQVGLTPQVFSGAIGFSGPYDIANSISNAKSGNMTRRKLEGVFGDDPAMWDEYSPIHHASPHFPPTLIVVGERDRLTTEEVSRRFCDALNAKREDPTPPAELAIVPRKGHIGLLFKLGYENDSTAERVKAFIHRVTGTAK
- a CDS encoding alpha/beta fold hydrolase, which gives rise to MSVAYKIGEAQLDGRPPIVAIHGAGGDKSAWQAVQRLAGSHWPLLALDLPGHGASDGESCDTVRGYLAQVIALCDQLEIARAIWLGHSMGGAISQLAALEHPERVAGLALVATSARLKVADQILLTLREEPEQFFMLFERFAFGPTATPQIIDQSQQVMRAVGVEVLINDFRACNAFDVRERVAQIDAPCLAIGAQHDLLTPAKHVQWLAEQIPGARFELIEDSGHMLPLEAYKQVSQLLLDFCRGIG